The following DNA comes from Alnus glutinosa chromosome 6, dhAlnGlut1.1, whole genome shotgun sequence.
ATTTATGAGAAATACTCCACAAAGGAATTACACAACCAGAGAAACCGATATAAGAAGAAGAGTACGAAATACAATCACAACGCCCAAAGGCGAGAAACAGTGCCCGAAGGCCATCATAGTGAACTAGTGATAAAGAATCTTTACACACAAAACCAGGAAAAACCTGACTTACAGCAGCTACCAAACAGTAGACTGTGAACACAAGCaaaaatatacaaacaaaaaaacaaacagaaaacccACCATACAGGGACCGGGAAAGAAACGACCACCGGAGTCGGCGTGTGTAAAACACGCACCTTCTCCGGGAACCCCCTTAGCGATGGACAACCCTCACAAGCTTAGATCGGCACCTTCCGAGACCGAAGAAAACAGTTGTAGCCCACATGCACATAAAACAAAAGATCTAAAACCGCCTACGTGTGCGGGTCACACAGCGACCAGAGACGAACCGCACGGCCTCATTAAGTGACCACCTAGACCAGAAAAGGCCGGCTACTACACCTGGACAATTCTTGTTAGAGAAAAGCCAGCCGAGGATAAAAGATCTGACTTTGAACATATCTCTACCGGAAATCCACTAACACCCACCGTTCATCACAGGCCACCACCTGAAAATCACTGCTTGCAACaagaaaactagagaaaaagaaaaacccaacaACCTCTACCGATTCAAGCATCAGAAGGATCAAAAACTCCAAACAGCCTAACGGTTTAGAGACAAGACCACCACCTCTGCAAAAACCAAGGGGGGAACAAAAACCACCCTTGCCCTAAAGGCTAGGAGGAAAATACCAACACCAGAAATGGGAGACGTGAGGCCTTCCCCCTAGCGAACGAAGCTCTcgggtttctctctctctctctctctctagaaacttCATACGTTCTCTCTCTAGAAGGAGAATACCTTAGAATAAACAAGAAGCAACCAGATGTTAACCAAACACAAATGTATAGAGGTCACAGATCAAGTAATCATGAAAGTGCACAATGGATAACCAATCACCCGCCGAAGGATATTAAACGAAGgcaaaatcaaatcagaaaattGTGACATGTCACTTGAGAaccaacttaaaaataataaaataaaataaaaaaaaaaaaaaaaaattggtgaaagCTGATGCTACTCGACGCTCATTTTCACTGATTAAGAGAAGCCCAAGCCAATCTGCAGGCGGTTAAAGAGGTCAGAGGAGGCAGGAAGCACAGTccttatcttttccttttccttcttcttgagCAAAACTCTCCAACTAAATATGTAGTAAAATGGTTCTGACGAGAGAACTCCATCATTTTGTATATCAAGTATAACCTAATGGAGTCCTAAGTTCTACGAGCAGAAATGCGATAACTTCCTAGTCTTCCTCCATAGATGTTTAACTTGTCTGGGAAACCCTCAACCTTTATGAATCTACATTGTCGTACGCTATACAAATGTAAAAGAAGACAGGCTAGTGGAAAATTAGATGTGATTACAAAACTAGaaaattcaaagaaagaaagagatttCCAATTAAAGCACAAAAAACTTCAACAGTTTGATAACAAGCAAGGAACTTCTTGTAGTCTCAATAGGTAACAGTTCAAATGGAAATATCACTcgggccaaaaaagaaaaagagggaaatACCTCAAAAAAACATGGATATACAACTTAGCTTTAAGAATGGCAGAGTGGCTTTGCAGCCAAAAAGTTCAGAGCAGCAACAAAAGATAGCTCTAAACAGCTTCAAATGCTGGTCATATTCGATCAACAAGGAACCTGGCCAGAGAGTTTATTGGCTTAGCAGGGTCGACATTTCCCATTCCACAGTTCTTAATCTTGATCCGAGCAAGGTAATCAGCTACAATCCAGGGAAAGCTCAACATCACTACATTCTCTGGACCATCAGGCTCTCGCAACTCCTGAGATTCCTTCACCCACTGCGGATGGTAAGTGACCTGGTACCATGCTGATGCCTTCTGCTCATACAAAATGTTCTTCTCATCATCAGTGAGTTGCTCAAAATCTGCATCCATCTTATCAAACAGTTGCCTGAATTCTTTCTTCAGAGCACTGTAAGAATGCTTGAGCTTCTCCTTGAGCTCCCCTTGCTTCCTGCTGTTATACTTTGGCATGGACCAGATGTGCCCAGTAACAACCTCTTCTTCCCTCCTCACTTTATACTGTCCTAGTAGACCATTCAGCTGCCCATCATAAGAGCACTTTTGATCCCACGCCTCATCAATGAAATCAGCAGATCCTTGAACCACAAGATCTGTATCATAAAGTACATCAGCAGGAACAAAATTTAGCTCCGAAGATGTAGCAACATCTTGATCATAAGCATCCATAATCTGGCGATAAAGTCTTCCCAAAATTTTAGTTGACTTGTAGGATTGGAAATCCTCTTTCCCCATAAAATCAGGGTACAATTTTGGTTTCAGATGTGGCGGCATGATAACAAGCTGCCCAGTCTTGGGAAAATCAACAGCTGTAGCTGCTAACTCTGCAAGTTTGATGCAGTCCTTATCCAAAGCCCCAGACTCACTGCGGTCAGCATGAACCACATGTGCATTGCAGATTGCCCCCAGGTTCTCATTCACCATGTTTCTCGCAAAAAATTCTATTATATCCTACGAAATAAACACAAAACATGAATGCAAGAAAGTTTCACTGTCACAGACCTGGAATTTGAATACAAAGTAAAGCCAAGAAGAGAAACATACATGTGCACAGTTTTGTCAAAAGTGTATCTATCTTAATTAATCCCCTAGATAAATCGGTTATAATTTTACCCCATTTCATCACATGCTTTTGCAACATCTATATTGAAATGttgattaaaataataatgtagCAGTGTCTTGAAATCGAACCAACAATATTTAGGAACTTTATTATGCCATTCTAACCGTCTTAGTAGTGCCATTGACTAAAATTATAATGCCATTCATCCTACAAAATTCTGTTATAATGCCATTCAAATTGTCTTAGTTGTGAAAAGAAAGTTATATTACCAACAACATCAAAATGCAGTATTAACTTAAAAATCTAGGTCAATGAAGTATaacaagaaaataacaaggaTCTTCATCTAAAGGAATAAATATGCCATCatatccaaaaaagaaagaaaatctagCATTAGTAAAACTGCCATGTTCAAGGAAACAAACGATCATAGAACTTCACAAATTACAGTCAAACAGGGCTGATCAAGTACCTGAGAAGTGACAGAGCGTCTCTCAAGTTTGGCTTCTGCAGGAGCATACTCCATGGGCGGCCAGCTCTTCTTACTAGGGGGAATGAGATTTTCATCCCATGTCACAAAGTAGAGGTCCCCATCAAGATCACTTCCAGATGCTTCATCTGTGTGGGGCCTATCACCTTTTTGAGGGAAAACAAGGCAATCATATAAATGGCATAAACCAGGGGCATCAACTGCTTCGAGAATCCTTATATCTCCTGGGTGAAGACAAGGATTTTTTGCTATCACTACGTGCCCTTTAATTACTTCAAGATTTTTCCCACTCTCGGTAAACCTGGAACCATGCTTTGAGAAACAGTTCTCCAATGATGGGGTAGAAACTTGGATAAAGCACTGGCCTTGTTCAAGAACCCCTAGCTCGTCTAAGCAGCCCATTAACCACCTTCCtgaaggaacaaaaatcctagCCTTCTCCCTAAGGCCCCAATGCTGTCCAGCTCGTATACAGTTTAGCATGCCTCGTAAATGAGGTTCACTTTGGGGCTCAAATCCTGCACTCAACATTATTGCCGCCGCATTTCCTTGCTCAGCACAGGATGCCATCAGAACATCAAATGCCACATCCTTGTCCACGAGCATTTGGTTTAGTCTGGAAAGCATAGAGTCCTGCATTTGCCAGAATATTTGATCTGGAACATTCAAAGTTGAAAGCAATGTCACAATCTGCCTGTTTAGGAAACCAGGCTGAAACCTTGTCCAAGAACAGATTTCCAGAGTAGTATGGTTCGACTGGAACTTGTTCATACTAGGCCTCAAAGAAAGTCGGATCCCATCACCTTTTGCTGGCCAACAGGCCACAACACCCTTACAACCAGCATACCTTATCTGATAAGCACATGGTGGGTTCGTGTCCAATTTCAGTTTCCCTGCAACTTCCATTGCAAGATCAGGAGTAATCATACCAATCCCATCAGAAAAATTGTACAGTCCTTTCTTTATGTCTGGAAGCTCAGGATTAACCTCTGTTGATGGAACTTCCACAGTAGCATATGTAGATGAGAAGCACTGACCCATCCTAGCAGCACACTTAGCAATGTTCCTCTGGGAAAACTTCCCCATCCAATCTCTGATGTCTTGAGCACTTGTGTTCCCGGCTTTGGCAAAAAACCAGGCAGAACGGTCCCTCAATTGATTGGATGAGAAGGCTAAAAAGGAATAATCCCGATCACATAAATGAAACCCATTATGCAGAATGTTTCTAACCCTTTGGAATACTTTTGTTCTCTGAGAGTTAGATTTTGACGTTATTTCCTTTACAATAGGAGCAACATAATATGTAAGAACATTGAAATTGATTGTCTGCATACCTTCATCCATAAATGTAACCCTCAAAAACTGATCAGCAACATCTTTATATTTCCTGAGAACCCTATTAGAAAGCTCAACTTCCGGAGGAAGACAATATGCTTTTGTTGGTGTTATGACCAACCTCCTAACTTCAACAATATCATCCAGCTGTTTAGGTCTCTTGAAAAGCTTAGGATTCTTCAACAACCAATCCTGGACAACTTTCAACCTTTTATAGGCATCAAACACTGGGCGTCTGTAAGAACAAATGTGCTTTAGTGCAGCAACGTTGACCTCATTAGGGTGGCTTCTCAGTAAATTGAAGAAATTGTCTGACAAATGGTGTTGATTGAATATGCCTCTATGCAGGACAGCATTTAGTAAAAACATTATCTCAAAAGTTATGCCTGCCTTGAAATCAATACAGAAGAAAGGACCTGACATGAGCAACCCAAAATAAGGTTCTTCCTGGATCCTAAGTGGGTATCTAAGGCAGGTCTCCTGCACTCTTCGTTCCTTAAGATAATCCATGGCCCTTTTCAACTTGCCACCATGGCGGGGTGGAATTGAAACCCTATAAGAATTACACCGACCAATGGCACCACTACGCGTAAAATCAGTGGTTCGGATCCAAGGATCATCATCATCTAACAAATGAAATGGAACAGACTCTTCAATATCATCATCAGCCGTTCTATACCAGATCAAGGGTGACGAAGCGAACTGCAACAGGATTACTAGATATGATGTATCAGTATACCGTTTGATCTCAGTGATGTTTCTCACCAAGAACTCCACCTTAAAATCACACTTTATAACGTCATGCTTGTTTGTGCTTTTAAAAGAGAAAGCAGTATCTCTTCTGAAACAAAACTTACATGTCCCATCAAAAGGATCCACCACAAAGTCAACCCCATAAGGAGGTCCTCTCcaagcaacaaaaaaaacatcTCGGCTGACCAAGGTTCCGATCTCAAGAAGCACATCAGATAACTTTTCAGGAGTTGTAGTCCTCCTCCTCTGATTCAAGCGGTATGGATTTTGGTGACCTAAACTAATCTTCAATGGTTTCTCCTCCATAAAAAGATCACAACGCCCCGCAGCATCCACAGCCCAAGTTGCTGATTCAGGTGAGGCAAAATGCACAAATGCATGGGGCTTGACCTTTTCGTAATCAACTGATCTCTCAATGTCTTTAGTGTCAATAAACTCAAAATTTGGATAGGACTCCGGAGGGGTCCAAGAAGTTTTCAGTCTGCACCTATAAACTGCTCCAACTTCAGCTTCTAAGTATTGCATAAGATCTTTCGCTGTGACATGATTGTCAAACCCACCAAAACTAACTTGACTTACTACCATCTCCCTTTCACTTCCTTCCAACTCCATTTATTTTCCTTATAATTCTGCAAGTTCAAATCCCAAAATTATAGATCAGATCACTCCTTCCACTAAGTCGAGCTgatacaaaaacccaaaaactacaTAAGAAACCTTAAATAAAATGGTTTAACATTTATATTACAACTAAACCCCAAACTAATCTGTCGGTGTTGCCAATAAAATGGTTAAGCTATTACAAATTTGGAGAATGTAGTTTCGGTTGATTGTCTGAGTTGGTCtccttgttgtttgtttgtgctTCTGTTGTATTTGTTGAGTTGTAATTTCCTGTTTTGGGAATGTGGGTGCTGTTGATGGGGTGTTCTCTTGTTTGGGAACTTCATCCAGTTTTTACCGGAGTTGTTGTACTGAGTTGAGTTTGGTTATAAAAgatttaattcatccaaaaataaataataaaataaaaataaaaataaaaaaataaaagcaaaaccCTTGTTTTGGTAGCTGAGGACGATGACAACAAAAAGAATTCATTACTGCGCTGTATACTGTTTTGGTTGACAAAAGAAGAACTTGCATCAAGTAAGTCCAATGGTTAAAACAGACTTCTTTAGTTTAAATTCTTGATTTTCTGGTACCAAACAAATTAGAGATTGTTTCTAATCATCCTACTGGCCTATTTTCTCTTGTTCAAGGAAAAAAAcgaaccaaaacaaaacaaaatcaaatggTAGCCGAAAGATACAAAAAAGCAAGGTTCACAAATTGACCTTGGAATTGAGCAGCAGTATTGAAATTGAAGACATAATTCCAATTCCATCCTTTGAGGGCATCACTGGAATCAGAATCATGATTCTCACCGTAATTCTACTGAATTGGGAAAGGCTTTCAAATTAAGCATCTTAATCTGTTGGGTGATGGATCTGGAATTGCAATTCAAAAGGTTCAATTTAGAAGATGATCCCATACACCATAAAAACAACCCTCATCTGTTCTACCAGCAGCTCACTTCTCTCTttacaactctctctctctccatattaCTTCAAAACTGTGGGTCAAACCCACTCAATTCATTACATCTTGAGTAAAACATTGTAGTTATATATGCTAATTATGCATACAAACTAATGCTaatgttaattatttctctttctcCAAAATAAGATTTCATCTTTGTTTTCAAACTTCAAACTTCAACAACTTGTGAGAAAGATGGTTATAGAAGGGTTTGGTTGAATGGTGTACAGGAGTGTTCCGGTTTGGTTGGGTCTGGTGAATCCTATGGTTTTCTCACTCTTCCCTGTTGTTACAGGTATGGTCTCTAAAGGTGGAAGCTTGAAGGAGAAGggtggaagagagagaaatggctGGTGTTTGGAATGGTTCGAGAAAGGTAAAAGGGAGTTTGAGTAGATCTTGACGCGTGGCAGAAAGGGGTTGTGATCTCTAGGGGTGCAGAACAGCTGGACAGCAGGCTTGGGGAGTGGTGTGTGGAGAACTGACCTGATCCTGCGTTTTGTGCTTTGGCTGAGTCGTTTTGGGAAGCTTTCCTTAGTTacgttttatgtcttattttctgCGTTTTGGTATTAATCTTGTAGGCCAGTATATAAGGCCCTCTTAACAGTAATTAGGTCAACTTTGAAGTGTGAATTCTGTTCCTTAGGAGGCTGGCAACCTAGAATTGTGCcatttatgttctttttcagATTAATTAATACAGTATCTCTCAACAATCCATTTTCATTCATCATCCGCATATCATATTCCTAAAATCACCCCCAAATAGTAACCTACctgttacaagtggtatcaaaaCACCAGTCCTTAGCTTATGAAAACGAGAGCTGCTATGGTAGAGGAAACCCAACAACTAAAGGAACTAAAAGGGCAGGTTCAACATCCGCAGGTTGATATGGTCACTAAGGCTGACCTGACCATTTTATGAGCTGAAGCACGGGCAGATCTACAGACAGCAATGCAACAGAATCAGGTGGAAATTAGATAAATGATCCAAGCGATGCTGAGTGGCCATATGGGATCAAGTGGTGGGCGACAGGAGCAAAGGGGGCCCCTCTAGATCAGGGAACGGCAGACAGGATTATGGGGGACATTCCGGTCACACTCACCATAATTTCAGTAGCAGAGAAAACACGAACCAAGATGGATCTAGGTTCGGAGATGGGTTTAAGCCCAAAATGGTCAAACTCGACTTTTCGAGGTTTGACGGTGAGGACCTTGAAACCTGGTGCTGTTGAGCTGAgcaatttttctatcattaTGGCACTCCCGACACTCAACGTCTGAACATCTCCTCTTTTCGCAAGGAGGGCAGAGCAATGGTGTGGTTCTAGGAGTTAAAGGCAAGTCAAACGGTCAATAGTTGGGAGGAATTTGTGCGAGCAATCCAAATACCGTTCGGTCCGATCGCCTATGACGACCCCATGGAGACCCTTTCAAAGTTGAAGCAAGAGGGTTCGCTAGAAGAATACAAGACTAAGTTTGATACTCTGGCTCTCAAAGTCCAGAAGCTGCCCGAGGAGCACAAGCTGAGCTACTTCCTTGGAGGATTGAAGGACGAGATACGGCTTCCGGTCAGAATGTTTCACCCGAAGAGCCTTGTAGATGCATATTCCCTTGCTCGGATCCAAGAGGAATGTATGCTCAATTCCACTAAGAGTGTGCGATCTGTTTGGAGATCGACTCAACTAACCCAATCACAACGTGGGTTTGGCGCTGACATACCCATGGGAATGGCTACGGGCAGTAACCTTAACCCTCCTAAGGGTAACCAGCTTGGACCGTTTAGACAGAACGCCTGGCCACCACCCAAGATGGGGCAGGCTCGGGAAGGGGGCCACAACCCTAATCAAGCCTTGGTGTCGGTCTAGAAGGTCACCCAAGCCCAAATGGAAGAACGACGGAGGAAGGGGCTGTGTTACTCGTGCGATGCACAGTGGCAAAAGGGGCCATGTTTGCCAAGCTCCTAAGCTCTTCCTCATTGAGGTAATGGAGAAGGAAAGGGAGGTTGAGCAAACTGCCAAGGCTACTGTAGAGGAGGATCCAAGGGAGTTTTTCCTTGAAGAATTTTCGGAGATCTCGCTAAACGCCATCACTGGAACCCCAACCCCACGAACCATGTGGATAGTTGGTTCCTAAGGTTTAATCAGGTAATTATCCTAATAGATTCTGGGAGCACGCATAATTTTGTTGACACAAAATTAGCAAACACTCTCGGGATTCGACCTATGGGGCAGGATGGGATTAAGGTACAGATTGCAGATGGCCAAGAACTAGTCAGTCCAGGCCGTAGCAGGGAGATTGAGGTCAAAATGCAAGGTCTCGTGTTTCGCACGGAATTATTCATTTTACCCTTGGCAGGCTGCGACGTGGTATTGGGAACAATGGCTTCGGACTCTCGAGTCTATCCTTTGGGATTTCACTAAATTTCAAATGGAGTTCCAATATATGGGAAAAGGGTGTGTTCTACATGGGCTACAACAAGGACCTAAGGTAAGCTTAGAAGGGGGTGACTCCTTCAAACTCTCTAAGCAAGAGCAAAGGGGTGTGTTACTGCACCTAGCGAGCAGTGCTACTCACGAGTTGGCCAGTTCTGGGTAGAAAGGTTGGTTAGAAGGGCAGCAACAAATACCGGGCCCAGTGGAGAGTATCCTTAAGGAATTTGCAAAGGTCTTCCAAGAACCAAAGGGTCTGCCCCCATCCCAGTCACATGACCATTCAATTCAGCTCTTACCGGGGCCACAGCCAATCTCAGTCCACCCCTACCGTTATCCCTTCTACCAAGGGGAGATTGAGAAGATAGTTCGTGAGCTGCTGGATTCGGGGGTAATCAAGCCCAGTCAGAGTCTGTTTTCCTCCCCAATTCTATTGGTGCGGAAGGCGGATGGGACGTGAAGAATGTGCATGGACTACCACGCCCTAAACAAGGTAACGGTTAAACATAAGTTTCCTACACTGGTTGTAGATGAACTCCTTGATGAATTGTGGGGGGCGAGGGTATTTTCTAAGTTGGACCTAAGGTCAAGATGCCACCAACTCTAGATTGTAGAGGCTAATATACCAAAAACCGCTTTCCGAATTCACGAGGGACACTACGATTTCTTAGTGATGCCCTTCGGGCTCACTAATGCCCTTTCAATTTTCCAAGGCCTCATGAATCAGATTTTCAAACCCTACTtgcagaggaaaaaaaaaaaagccgtaGACACCTTAAGGTAAAACTAGCTATTTGCTAAGTTGTCTAAGTACAAATTCGGTTGCGGGAAGGTGGAGTATTTAGGTCACATTATCACTGCGCAAGGAGTGTGTGCTGACCCGAGTAAGATTCAAGCCATGGTAGACTGGCTATTTCCCAAAAATATTAAGGCTCTAAGGGGTTCCTAGGGCTAACGAGGTACTACCGCAAATTCATCAAAGATTATGGGACAATAGCAGCACCACTGACTGCTATGTTAAAAAAGAATTCCTTCACTTGGACTGAATCGGCTCGGCTAGCTTCCCAAGTTTTGAAGGATGCGGTTACACAAGCTCCGGTCTTGGCTCTACCTAACTTCTCTAGGCCCTCTGTGATAGAATGTAATGCCAGTGGGGTTGGCATAGGGGCTGTACTTATGCAGGAAAAACAACTAGTAGCTTACCTGAGCAATGCCCTCAAGGGGAAGGCATTACACAAGTCAACCTACGAAAATGAGCTCTTTGCCCTAGTCATGGCTGTCCAGAAATGGAGGCCTTAACTTTTGGGGCAACCATTTGTAGTAAGGACTGATCAACAGAGCCTCAAATTCCTACTTGAACAAAAGGTGGGAATACCCTTCAAGCAAAAGTGGATAACTAAGCTCCTTGGCTACAATTTTGTGGTGGAATACAAGAAGGGGGTGGATAATAGGGTGGTTGATGCCCTTTCTAGGAGAGAGGTCTCTAGTGAAGAATTTACCATCGCCTTGCTATCTATCCCTACCCCTAGCTGGGTAGCCGAATTGAAGCAGTAGTACACTGAAGATGAAGAGTTGCAGCAACTGATGGCTCAATGGCACAACCAAGAGCTGGACCCCCAGAGGTATTCTTACAGCGATGGCCTTCTCTTCTACAAGCATAAGATCCTCTTGGGCCAATCTCCTCAGATTAAGGCTTAGGTCCTAGCCTCGGTGCACAGTGATCAGACAGCTAGGCACTCAGGGTATGAGAAGACACTACACAGGGCAAGGAGAGACTTCTACTGGAAGGTGATGAGAAAGGATATCAAGAGCTTTATAAGGGAGTGTGAAGTCTGCCAGAGGAATAAACGTGAAAGTATTTCTCCAGCAGGGCTGTTGCAGCCTCTCCCTATTCCCACTCGGGTGTGGACTGAAATTTCTATGGATTTCGTGGAAGGACTACCATTGTCCAGTGGACACTCTGTGGTATTTGTAGTGGTGGACCGATTGTCAAAATACAGTCATTTTGTATCCCTAGCACACCCCTACTAGCAACTACAGTGGCTCAACTATTCATAGCTAATATTCAAATTACATGGAATGCTTCAGTCCATCATaattggaaaatgttagatttacaacaccaatacaacaactgcacaacaacccctcacatgaggatgggccccacacactggggcccaccctcatgtgaggggttgttgtgcagttgttgtgatggtgtagtgtaaAAATCAAATCCCTTCCGACAGAGACTCTACTTTTACCAGTACATTCTGGAGCGAGTTATACAGACTACAAGGAGCCACCCTAAAGCTAAGCACTAGCTACCATCCACAAACGAACGGGCAAACTGAGATAGTCAAGAAATGCCTAGAGCATTACCTGCGATGCTTCTCACAGGAAAGCCCTAAACACTGGACACTGTGGCTCCCATGGGCAGAGTACTGGTAAAATACCTCATGGCACTCATCAACCCAAATGACCCCATTTGAGGCCGTTTACGGGGTACCCCCACCTAGGCTGCTAAGCTATATTCCCGGGACTACCCGAGTGGAGGCTGTGGATGAGATGCTGCGCAACCGCGAGCACATCCTCAATCTCCTCCAACACAACATGCAGCAAGCATACCAAATGATGAAAAGGTATGCTGACTTAAGAAGGACAGAAAGAAATTTCAAAGTAGGGAAACAAGTGTACCTACGATTGCAGCCCTACCAGGAGTCTTCAGTCGCCTACCGCCGTGCTCTGAAGCTATCCCCGCGGTTCTACGGGCCGTTCACCATCATCCGAAAAGTCGGTGAGGTGGCGCACGAGCTGGATCTGCCCCCAAATGCCTGCATCCACCCGGTTTTTCAAATGTCGCAACTCAAGCTCAAACTGGGCTCCGCATCTTCTGCCCAACCGTGTGAGTGTGAGTTTGTTAGAGACCGACAGACATAAAACAAGTATGCGTCTTTTTGGGTTAACTTCCTTAGTCTttgagtgagtgagagagagagagagagacataaaAACAAGTCTGTGGTCTTTTTGGATTAACTTCTATTGCAAGttcgttgagagagagagagagagagagagagagagtatttagtcttttcaaaattaatatgatttttaaaataaaaaatatatgataaattattattaaaattcgattaaattaaaatatatgataaattatattttgaatgaactaaaaaagaatataatCCTAGCATTTACAATaatctttttaaatttaaatttttttaaaattcttaacaaaatacacaaaaattattaacaaacacTCTATCAAAAGTTAAATCTGCCATAtgtcagaattttttttaaagtgaatgTTAAAGTTTTCTTAACATTATTTTGTTTCATTGAATACTCTTAAATTTAGTAGACCGAAtgcttttaataattaattttatcaataaaaaatagtatttatttaagaGAATTGATTTCTACATTACAGGTAGAACAActtcaaaaaaagaacaaaagaaatccCTGCATAATAGCAATCCTATCAATCATGCCATGTGCGCGAATTTTCGTTtttcaccttttcttttcaaactctttctcggcaaccaaacagattCTTTATGCATACCCtacaaccaaaaacaaaacccaacacAAATCCCATTGCCCATTTCTTTGACCCACATTTTCCCAGCATCCGTACATTGTCTCAAACGCATGCCCATCATTTCTTTTACCCACATTTTCCCAGCATCCATACACAGTCTCAAACGCATGCCCATCAATCaatgacaataaaaaaaacaaaattaaaaaaaaaaaaaaaaccacagaATTAGGAAACTTGGAAAATGGAGAAAAACCCAACTGACCTTCCAAGTAATTGCACATGAAAACATCCAAATCGTCCTGGAAAtcttggagagagagagagagagagagggggggtgtGACCGTGTGAGTGAGTTTGTTAGAGACTGACAGACATAAAACAAGTATCTCGTCCTTTTGGGTTAACTTCTTTAGCAAGTTctttga
Coding sequences within:
- the LOC133870481 gene encoding RNA-dependent RNA polymerase 6, giving the protein MELEGSEREMVVSQVSFGGFDNHVTAKDLMQYLEAEVGAVYRCRLKTSWTPPESYPNFEFIDTKDIERSVDYEKVKPHAFVHFASPESATWAVDAAGRCDLFMEEKPLKISLGHQNPYRLNQRRRTTTPEKLSDVLLEIGTLVSRDVFFVAWRGPPYGVDFVVDPFDGTCKFCFRRDTAFSFKSTNKHDVIKCDFKVEFLVRNITEIKRYTDTSYLVILLQFASSPLIWYRTADDDIEESVPFHLLDDDDPWIRTTDFTRSGAIGRCNSYRVSIPPRHGGKLKRAMDYLKERRVQETCLRYPLRIQEEPYFGLLMSGPFFCIDFKAGITFEIMFLLNAVLHRGIFNQHHLSDNFFNLLRSHPNEVNVAALKHICSYRRPVFDAYKRLKVVQDWLLKNPKLFKRPKQLDDIVEVRRLVITPTKAYCLPPEVELSNRVLRKYKDVADQFLRVTFMDEGMQTINFNVLTYYVAPIVKEITSKSNSQRTKVFQRVRNILHNGFHLCDRDYSFLAFSSNQLRDRSAWFFAKAGNTSAQDIRDWMGKFSQRNIAKCAARMGQCFSSTYATVEVPSTEVNPELPDIKKGLYNFSDGIGMITPDLAMEVAGKLKLDTNPPCAYQIRYAGCKGVVACWPAKGDGIRLSLRPSMNKFQSNHTTLEICSWTRFQPGFLNRQIVTLLSTLNVPDQIFWQMQDSMLSRLNQMLVDKDVAFDVLMASCAEQGNAAAIMLSAGFEPQSEPHLRGMLNCIRAGQHWGLREKARIFVPSGRWLMGCLDELGVLEQGQCFIQVSTPSLENCFSKHGSRFTESGKNLEVIKGHVVIAKNPCLHPGDIRILEAVDAPGLCHLYDCLVFPQKGDRPHTDEASGSDLDGDLYFVTWDENLIPPSKKSWPPMEYAPAEAKLERRSVTSQDIIEFFARNMVNENLGAICNAHVVHADRSESGALDKDCIKLAELAATAVDFPKTGQLVIMPPHLKPKLYPDFMGKEDFQSYKSTKILGRLYRQIMDAYDQDVATSSELNFVPADVLYDTDLVVQGSADFIDEAWDQKCSYDGQLNGLLGQYKVRREEEVVTGHIWSMPKYNSRKQGELKEKLKHSYSALKKEFRQLFDKMDADFEQLTDDEKNILYEQKASAWYQVTYHPQWVKESQELREPDGPENVVMLSFPWIVADYLARIKIKNCGMGNVDPAKPINSLARFLVDRI